The Carnobacterium sp. 17-4 genome has a window encoding:
- the dinB gene encoding DNA polymerase IV — protein MDIGVLRFDEPKRDTTRKIIHIDMDAFFASVEERENPDLKGKPVIIARHPKETGGKGVVATANYEARKYGVHSAMSAQKAYELCPHGNFISGHYDLYREISAEVRSIFERYTDTIEPLSLDEAYLDVTVNKHNLTSATYIAKLIQRDIWQEVQLTSSAGVSYNKFIAKLASDYHKPAGITVIPPDEALDFLRKLPIEKFYGVGKKTVEKMHDLSIYTGEDLFQKNEMELIQRFGRMGYSLYRKVRGIDNSPVRVSRERKSVGRELTYGKNLTTEQEVLSELRFIANKVQLSLQKNQKHGKTVVLKVRYSNFETATKRLTLPNYVKNGEEIFFHAQNLWDEIGVLDRGIRLLGITVTNLDPLAYENIVLPLWDKETDY, from the coding sequence ATGGACATTGGTGTGTTGAGATTTGATGAACCTAAAAGAGATACAACGAGGAAAATTATACACATTGATATGGACGCCTTTTTTGCCTCAGTAGAGGAACGAGAAAACCCTGATTTAAAAGGGAAGCCCGTTATTATCGCACGACATCCAAAAGAAACAGGGGGAAAAGGGGTCGTAGCTACTGCTAATTATGAAGCACGTAAGTATGGCGTACATTCTGCAATGAGTGCCCAAAAAGCATATGAGCTATGCCCGCACGGAAATTTTATCTCGGGACATTATGACTTATACCGTGAAATTTCTGCAGAAGTTCGGTCTATATTTGAACGTTACACCGATACGATTGAACCTCTTTCTTTAGACGAAGCGTATTTAGATGTAACTGTAAATAAACATAACTTAACAAGTGCAACTTATATTGCTAAACTCATTCAACGAGATATCTGGCAAGAAGTTCAATTGACTAGTTCAGCTGGAGTATCCTATAACAAGTTTATTGCAAAATTAGCTTCTGATTACCATAAGCCTGCCGGAATAACAGTTATTCCACCAGATGAAGCCCTAGACTTTTTACGGAAACTACCCATTGAAAAATTTTATGGTGTAGGAAAAAAGACTGTTGAAAAAATGCATGACCTTTCTATTTATACTGGAGAAGATTTATTTCAAAAAAATGAAATGGAACTGATTCAAAGGTTTGGTAGAATGGGATATTCTCTTTATCGTAAAGTCAGAGGAATCGATAATTCACCTGTTCGAGTAAGTCGTGAAAGAAAGTCAGTTGGCAGAGAGTTAACTTATGGAAAAAATCTTACAACTGAACAAGAAGTTTTGAGCGAACTAAGATTTATCGCAAATAAAGTGCAACTCTCACTTCAAAAAAATCAAAAACACGGGAAGACAGTTGTGTTAAAAGTACGGTATTCAAATTTCGAAACAGCTACAAAACGACTAACATTACCTAATTATGTAAAAAATGGGGAAGAAATATTCTTTCATGCTCAAAACCTATGGGATGAAATTGGGGTATTGGATAGAGGGATACGGTTACTAGGGATTACAGTAACTAACTTAGATCCTTTAGCCTATGAAAATATTGTTTTACCTTTATGGGATAAAGAAACCGATTATTGA
- a CDS encoding metal-dependent hydrolase — MQISWHGQSCLQLLTDSGMTILMDPFITGNPESDLDPDTVQADVIIITHAHNDHIGDTEPIAKRTGALIVANVEIASFFKRKGFKTHGMQMGGKHQFDFGEIKMTPAIHGSSYEIDGEAVTLGLAAGIIFSADDQTIYHAGDTALFTDMKLIGAYKTIDVAFLPIGDNYTMGPEDAIIAASYIQAKKVVPIHYNTFPLIEQNAEEFCTNLSEDQGLALKIGEVIDLSYM; from the coding sequence ATGCAAATTTCTTGGCACGGACAATCTTGTTTACAACTATTGACTGATTCGGGAATGACTATTTTAATGGATCCTTTTATTACCGGAAATCCAGAAAGTGATTTAGACCCCGATACAGTTCAAGCAGATGTAATTATTATAACTCATGCACATAATGATCATATCGGAGATACGGAACCTATCGCTAAAAGAACAGGAGCATTAATTGTAGCCAATGTAGAAATAGCATCTTTTTTTAAACGGAAGGGCTTTAAAACGCATGGCATGCAAATGGGTGGGAAACATCAATTTGATTTTGGTGAAATTAAGATGACACCTGCTATTCATGGATCTTCATATGAAATAGATGGGGAAGCTGTTACCTTAGGACTTGCTGCTGGTATCATTTTTAGTGCGGACGATCAAACGATTTATCATGCTGGTGATACAGCATTGTTTACAGATATGAAATTAATAGGCGCCTATAAAACAATAGATGTAGCCTTTTTACCTATAGGAGACAATTATACTATGGGACCAGAAGATGCTATCATTGCTGCAAGTTATATCCAAGCTAAAAAAGTCGTTCCTATTCATTATAATACGTTTCCACTCATTGAACAGAATGCAGAAGAGTTTTGCACAAACTTGTCTGAAGATCAAGGTCTAGCATTGAAAATTGGAGAAGTAATCGATTTATCTTATATGTAG
- a CDS encoding DRTGG domain-containing protein produces the protein MTTKHDQIITYIETLPVGEKISVRSIAKNLNVSEGTAYRAIKDAQNDGLVSTIQRVGTIRIERKMKETFETLTYGEVVKIIDGDILGGEEGLDKDLSKFIIGAMTEEAMMRYITPGSLMIVGNRENAQKLALECGAAVLITGGFKTNEDIILLANKLKMPVLSTTYDSFTVATLINRAITDQLIKKEIMLVDDIYTKADKTLYLTANQVVLDYRKLNDESHHTRFPVVNKKGRLIGMVTAKDIIGKQDHVSIERVMTKNPTFAKTHMSVASVGHLMIWDGLEVMPIVEDDLTLMGIVSRQDVMKAMQSSQRQPQMGDTLSDQVNENIEILTTSSEEWSSKIPYYKFKVTPQMTDNVGTLSFGLLSEVISTVTKNTLVVYQKKNAMVEQMNLYYLKLVQLGSEIEIRPSVFEIGRRTAKLDIEVYTDTVLVAKATVVCQLMQRN, from the coding sequence ATGACTACTAAACACGATCAGATCATCACGTACATTGAAACATTACCGGTTGGAGAAAAAATTTCAGTAAGGTCAATTGCAAAAAATTTAAATGTCAGTGAAGGAACAGCATACCGTGCTATTAAAGATGCACAAAATGATGGATTGGTTTCAACGATTCAGCGAGTTGGAACGATTCGTATCGAACGTAAAATGAAAGAGACTTTCGAAACCTTGACTTATGGGGAAGTCGTAAAAATTATAGACGGCGATATCTTGGGCGGCGAAGAAGGATTAGATAAAGATTTAAGCAAATTTATCATTGGTGCTATGACGGAAGAGGCAATGATGCGATACATTACACCCGGTTCCTTAATGATAGTAGGGAATCGTGAAAATGCACAGAAATTGGCCCTTGAATGTGGAGCGGCAGTCTTGATTACAGGTGGCTTTAAAACCAATGAAGACATTATCTTATTAGCCAATAAATTAAAAATGCCTGTATTAAGTACAACATATGATTCTTTTACGGTAGCAACTTTGATAAACCGTGCAATTACAGATCAACTAATAAAAAAAGAAATTATGCTCGTTGATGATATTTATACAAAAGCTGATAAAACGCTGTATTTAACAGCTAATCAAGTCGTTCTAGATTATCGGAAATTAAATGATGAAAGCCACCATACTCGTTTTCCTGTTGTGAATAAAAAAGGGCGTTTAATTGGGATGGTTACCGCTAAAGATATTATTGGTAAACAGGATCATGTCAGCATTGAACGAGTCATGACAAAAAATCCTACATTTGCCAAAACACATATGAGTGTAGCAAGTGTGGGCCATTTAATGATTTGGGATGGGTTGGAAGTGATGCCTATCGTTGAAGATGATTTAACACTTATGGGTATTGTCTCACGTCAAGATGTCATGAAAGCCATGCAATCATCTCAGCGTCAGCCGCAAATGGGAGACACATTGTCTGATCAGGTAAATGAAAATATAGAGATTTTAACAACTTCTTCAGAAGAATGGTCTTCTAAAATCCCTTATTATAAATTTAAAGTGACGCCGCAAATGACCGATAATGTTGGGACGCTCTCATTTGGATTGTTGAGTGAAGTGATTTCTACCGTAACAAAAAATACCTTGGTTGTTTACCAAAAGAAAAATGCTATGGTAGAACAAATGAATTTATATTACTTGAAACTAGTTCAACTTGGAAGTGAAATTGAAATCAGACCAAGTGTCTTTGAAATTGGTAGAAGAACCGCTAAGTTGGATATTGAGGTTTACACTGATACGGTTTTAGTAGCAAAAGCAACCGTAGTATGTCAATTGATGCAAAGAAATTAA
- a CDS encoding DHH family phosphoesterase, translating to MAINLYDQILEKIKETEIIIIHRHKNPDPDALGSQGGLAEIIKTSFPTKKVLKAGGPVGDLSYLTEMDDVSDEDYQEALVIVTDTANTPRISDERYSQGKNLVKIDHHPNDDVYGDIVLVDTNASSSSEIIADFCFQQKETLKMTTTAAKLLYAGIVGDTGRFLYPATTPKTMRIVADLMEFPFKPDEINRKMNAMSRKVAQLSGYVLQNIEVHPSGVGKVVLTKSILDQFGLTDAETSAVVSLPSSLEEVVLWGIFVEQSDGHFRCRLRSKGPVINEVAKKHDGGGHPLASGANAKDLLEVDQIIHELIHVVEQSQ from the coding sequence ATGGCTATAAACTTATACGATCAAATACTTGAAAAAATTAAAGAAACAGAAATAATTATTATTCATAGGCACAAAAATCCCGATCCAGACGCGCTTGGGTCACAAGGTGGGTTAGCAGAAATTATAAAAACTAGTTTTCCAACTAAAAAAGTTTTAAAAGCAGGTGGACCAGTTGGAGATTTAAGTTATTTAACTGAAATGGATGATGTTTCAGATGAAGATTACCAAGAAGCTTTAGTTATTGTAACTGATACGGCAAACACACCGCGCATTAGCGATGAACGCTACAGTCAAGGAAAGAACTTAGTCAAAATAGATCATCACCCTAATGATGATGTTTACGGAGATATTGTTTTAGTGGATACGAATGCTAGTAGCTCTAGTGAAATAATTGCTGATTTCTGTTTTCAACAAAAAGAAACATTGAAAATGACAACTACAGCTGCTAAATTATTGTACGCAGGTATTGTTGGAGACACTGGTCGTTTCTTATATCCAGCAACTACACCTAAAACGATGCGCATTGTTGCCGATTTAATGGAATTTCCTTTTAAACCGGATGAAATTAATCGGAAAATGAATGCTATGTCGCGAAAAGTAGCACAACTTTCAGGTTATGTTTTACAAAACATAGAAGTTCATCCATCTGGTGTAGGAAAAGTCGTTCTTACTAAGTCGATCTTGGATCAATTTGGTTTAACAGATGCTGAAACTTCTGCAGTGGTTTCATTGCCTAGCTCACTTGAAGAAGTCGTTTTATGGGGGATTTTTGTTGAACAGTCAGATGGCCATTTCAGGTGTCGATTACGGTCTAAAGGACCAGTAATTAATGAAGTAGCGAAAAAACATGATGGTGGCGGTCACCCATTAGCTAGTGGAGCTAACGCAAAAGATTTGCTTGAAGTAGATCAAATCATTCATGAATTGATTCATGTTGTTGAACAAAGTCAATAA
- a CDS encoding hemolysin family protein: protein MSITTGIIAFFIILFIAALFVMSEFVLVRIRPSRLDYLIENGDNRAILLKEMTQKLDTYLSATQLGVTITSLAIGWLGDPTFGRLFNLLFSSVDIPSSVSTIASITLSFIILTSLQVIIGELVPKNIAINKTEQIGLFIAKPLQMWFRIMYPLVYILNRIANSISRRIGMKNISEPEEGVSEEELRIIMGESLKSGEINRDEYQFVENVFAFDDRMSREIMVPRTEMVTVSTSMTLREIAQLVSRERFTRYPVIKDGDKDIVLGIINTKEIFAVYVDAVEAKLSETFSFAEYIRPIISVIETIPIKELLVKMQKERNQIAVLVDEYGGTSGIISMEDIVEEIVGDISDDYEVVGEPEIKKIGDHHYRVSARMLIDDVNDIFGLSIEEEDVDTIGGWMMNQKYDISIDEELTFNNYIFKVIKLGNGTLEVIDILKKTPQVAMNEID from the coding sequence TTGTCAATTACAACTGGAATCATTGCATTCTTTATTATCTTATTTATCGCAGCATTATTCGTGATGTCAGAATTCGTACTGGTGCGTATTCGCCCTTCAAGGTTGGATTACTTAATTGAAAATGGTGACAACCGTGCAATTCTTTTAAAAGAAATGACACAAAAACTTGATACGTATCTTTCAGCAACTCAATTAGGGGTGACCATCACTTCGTTAGCTATTGGTTGGTTAGGTGACCCTACATTTGGGCGCTTGTTTAATCTTTTATTTTCATCCGTTGATATTCCCTCTTCTGTTTCAACGATTGCTTCAATTACTTTATCTTTTATTATTTTAACTTCTCTTCAAGTTATTATTGGAGAGCTAGTACCTAAAAATATTGCAATCAATAAAACGGAACAGATTGGTTTATTTATCGCTAAACCACTACAGATGTGGTTCCGGATCATGTACCCTTTAGTTTATATATTGAATCGAATCGCAAATAGTATTTCACGCCGAATCGGCATGAAAAATATCAGTGAACCCGAAGAAGGAGTTTCTGAAGAAGAACTTCGTATCATTATGGGTGAAAGTTTAAAGAGTGGCGAAATCAATCGCGATGAATATCAGTTCGTAGAAAATGTATTTGCATTTGATGATCGAATGAGTCGTGAAATCATGGTGCCTCGTACTGAAATGGTGACTGTGTCGACCTCAATGACTTTGAGAGAGATAGCTCAATTGGTAAGTAGAGAACGATTTACACGTTATCCAGTTATCAAAGATGGCGATAAAGACATTGTATTAGGCATCATAAACACAAAAGAAATATTCGCTGTTTATGTGGATGCCGTGGAAGCAAAATTATCTGAAACCTTTAGCTTTGCGGAATACATTAGACCCATCATTTCGGTTATCGAAACGATTCCTATTAAAGAGCTTCTCGTAAAAATGCAAAAAGAACGAAATCAAATTGCTGTTCTTGTAGATGAATATGGTGGAACCAGTGGAATTATTTCAATGGAAGATATCGTTGAAGAAATTGTTGGTGATATTAGCGACGATTACGAAGTAGTTGGTGAGCCAGAAATCAAGAAAATTGGCGATCATCACTACCGTGTTAGTGCTAGGATGTTGATTGATGATGTAAATGACATTTTTGGTCTTTCCATCGAAGAAGAAGATGTCGATACCATCGGCGGCTGGATGATGAATCAAAAATACGATATTTCCATCGATGAAGAATTAACTTTTAATAATTACATCTTTAAAGTTATTAAGTTAGGAAATGGTACCCTTGAAGTTATAGATATTTTAAAAAAGACCCCTCAAGTTGCTATGAATGAAATAGATTAA